A genome region from Erigeron canadensis isolate Cc75 chromosome 3, C_canadensis_v1, whole genome shotgun sequence includes the following:
- the LOC122591133 gene encoding GDSL esterase/lipase At4g01130-like, translated as MFPRYLMVPLLVMIAILLARLCDAGCGYEAIFNFGDSNSDTGGFWWAFPDAPPPNGMTYFKHPVGRASDGRLMIDFIAERIGVPYVSPYLKSIGSDYRHGANFATLASTALIPETSLFVSGLSPFALPIQLNQMKHFKAQVHELYSKGSSNLPPPDIFGKSLYTFYIGQNDFTSNLPKYGINGVRKTLPKVISQITSTIKELHGLGGRTFLVQNLAPIGCYPAFLVQLPHSENDIDEFGCLISYNKAVVEYNNMLHEALLQTRQQLLDAKVIYADSHKALLDLFQHPTSHGLKYGTLACCGNGGGSYNFNPQVFCGNNKIVNGQNVTASACSDPGKYVSWDGVHVTEAASKIIVDKILGGGFTDPPFEIRCS; from the exons ATGTTCCCACGGTATTTGATGGTTCCTTTGCTGGTAATGATAGCAATATTGTTGGCGAGGCTATGCGATGCAGGATGTGGTTATGAAGCTATTTTTAACTTCGGTGATTCAAATTCTGACACTGGTGGTTTTTGGTGGGCATTTCCTGACGCCCCGCCGCCAAATGGTATGACGTATTTTAAACATCCCGTGGGTCGTGCCTCTGATGGTCGCCTCATGATCGACTTCATAG CGGAAAGAATAGGAGTTCCATATGTGAGCCCATACTTGAAGTCCATTGGATCGGATTATAGGCACGGTGCAAATTTTGCAACGCTTGCATCAACCGCGCTTATACCAGAAACCTCCTTGTTTGTATCCGGACTCAGCCCATTTGCATTGCCCATTCAACTTAaccaaatgaaacatttcaaGGCACAAGTCCACGAACTTTACTCCAAAG GGTCATCTAATCTTCCTCCACCAGATATATTTGGAAAGTCGCTTTATACATTCTACATCGGTCAAAATGATTTCACATCCAACTTGCCTAAATATGGCATCAATGGAGTCAGAAAAACACTTCCTAAAGTCATTTCACAAATTACCAGCACCATTAAG GAGTTGCACGGGTTAGGGGGTCGTACATTTTTGGTCCAAAATTTGGCACCCATAGGATGTTACCCTGCATTTTTGGTACAACTCCCTCATAGTGAGAATGATATTGATGAATTCGGGTGTTTAATCTCATACAACAAGGCTGTGGTTGAATACAATAATATGCTCCACGAGGCACTTCTCCAAACGAGGCAACAACTCTTGGATGCCAAAGTCATTTATGCCGATTCTCACAAAGCATTGCTAGACCTTTTCCAACATCCGACTTCTCATG GTTTAAAGTATGGCACATTAGCATGTTGTGGGAATGGAGGTGGTTCCTACAACTTTAATCCGCAAGTGTTTTGTGGGAATAACAAGATTGTAAACGGCCAAAATGTCACGGCATCAGCTTGTAGTGATCCAGGAAAATATGTGAGTTGGGATGGTGTCCATGTCACAGAGGCTGCTAGCAAGATCATCGTCGATAAAATCCTCGGCGGTGGCTTCACAGATCCACCTTTCGAAATCCGTTGCTCATAA